CGTTGGGATCAAAACTACGTAAAGCTTAACTGTGCAGCCCTTAACGAAAACCTCCTCGAAAGCGAATTATTTGGTCATGAAAGCGGTGCTTTTACCGGAGCAAGTAAACGCCACGAAGGTCGCTTTGAACGCGCTAACAGCGGTACCCTATTTTTAGATGAGCTGGCTAATACATCAGCCATGGTACAAGAAAAGCTTCTGCGTGTTATAGAGTACGGAGAATTTGAGCGTGTGGGCGGTAAACACACCGTAAAGGTAGATACGCGATTAGTGTGTGCAACCAACGAAGATTTACCCCACCTTGCTGAGCAAGGAGAATTTAGAAGTGACTTACTTGACCGCTTAGCCTTTGATGTAATTACCCTGCCACCACTGCGAGAGCGTCAAGACGATATTATGCTACTCGCTGAGCAATTTGCGATGAATATGGCACGCGATTTAGAGTGGGAATTGTTTAGCGGTTTTACCCGCAGCGCTACCGACGCCCTGCTAAATTACGACTGGCCAGGTAATATACGCGAACTTAAAAATGTAGTTGAGCGGAGTTTGTATC
The genomic region above belongs to Pseudoalteromonas sp. MM1 and contains:
- the pspF gene encoding phage shock protein operon transcriptional activator, translating into MSQYRQQDNLLGQSDSFLAVLDQVSQLANLDKPVLIIGERGTGKELIAARLHFLSKRWDQNYVKLNCAALNENLLESELFGHESGAFTGASKRHEGRFERANSGTLFLDELANTSAMVQEKLLRVIEYGEFERVGGKHTVKVDTRLVCATNEDLPHLAEQGEFRSDLLDRLAFDVITLPPLRERQDDIMLLAEQFAMNMARDLEWELFSGFTRSATDALLNYDWPGNIRELKNVVERSLYRHGNEHIPVHQIILDPFESRFRPKARIKAPIATPLAPAEPTPLAAPVSELSNELSAPIEFPCSLKERSNEFEINMINKALEHSQFNQKKTAEVLGLTYHQLRGYLKKYNLLEDK